A window of the Verminephrobacter eiseniae EF01-2 genome harbors these coding sequences:
- the gcvPB gene encoding aminomethyl-transferring glycine dehydrogenase subunit GcvPB produces MQDISAARFTRGQPHLRRYHQARWDEPVIFELSQPGERALLLPEVEPAIAATAAAPLPPGMRRAQAPALPQLSQNRVLRHYLRLSQETLGADLNVDIGQGTCTMKYNPKINEQLARDERISQLHPLQDESTVQGMLQVMHEMEHVIEEVSGMDAVSLQPRSGSQAIYANIAMVRAWFEARGEAGQRDEIITTIFSHPSDAACAKVVGYKVITLYPDADGYPDLAAMQAAVGPRTAALVITNPEDTGIFNPRIAQFVQAAHDVGALACYDQANANGLLGITRARDAGFDLCHFNLHKTFATPHACGGPAVGACAVTQALAPFLPHPRIVKDGQRYRLQTDEKTSIGKVAAFMGAASIVLRAYAWVMNLGADGLREVAEVAVLNNNYVMRQLLQIKGLSAPYANGKSRIEQVRYSWRELSEETGVHAEDIGLRAADYGVHYWTSHHPYIVAEPATIEPTEAYSRADLDEFVQIMAHIADEARSTPQTVTSAPHRCPTRRVDTKYLEDPRQWAMTWRAWRRKLAEHGAR; encoded by the coding sequence ATGCAAGATATCTCTGCCGCCCGCTTCACCCGGGGCCAGCCCCATTTGCGCCGCTACCACCAGGCGCGCTGGGACGAGCCGGTGATTTTCGAGCTCAGCCAGCCGGGCGAACGCGCGCTGCTGCTGCCCGAGGTGGAACCGGCGATCGCCGCCACCGCAGCCGCCCCATTGCCGCCCGGCATGCGCCGTGCCCAGGCGCCCGCATTGCCGCAACTGAGCCAGAACCGGGTGCTGCGCCATTACTTGCGCCTGTCCCAGGAAACCCTGGGGGCCGACCTGAACGTCGATATCGGGCAAGGCACCTGCACGATGAAGTACAACCCCAAGATCAACGAGCAACTGGCACGCGATGAGCGCATCAGCCAACTGCATCCGCTGCAGGATGAATCGACGGTGCAAGGCATGCTGCAGGTGATGCACGAGATGGAGCATGTCATCGAGGAGGTCTCGGGCATGGATGCGGTCAGTTTGCAGCCGCGCTCGGGATCGCAGGCCATTTACGCCAATATCGCGATGGTCCGCGCCTGGTTCGAGGCCCGTGGCGAAGCCGGTCAGCGTGACGAAATCATCACCACCATCTTCTCCCACCCCTCGGACGCGGCCTGCGCCAAGGTCGTGGGCTACAAGGTCATTACGCTGTACCCGGATGCCGATGGCTACCCGGACCTGGCCGCGATGCAGGCCGCCGTCGGGCCGCGCACCGCTGCGTTGGTGATCACCAACCCGGAAGATACCGGCATCTTCAATCCGCGCATCGCCCAATTCGTGCAAGCTGCGCATGATGTCGGAGCCTTGGCCTGCTATGACCAGGCCAACGCCAATGGCCTGCTGGGCATCACGCGCGCGCGTGATGCCGGTTTCGATCTGTGCCACTTCAATCTGCACAAGACCTTTGCCACGCCCCATGCCTGCGGCGGCCCCGCCGTCGGCGCATGCGCCGTCACGCAAGCCCTGGCCCCGTTTCTCCCCCATCCACGCATCGTCAAGGACGGGCAACGCTACCGCCTCCAGACCGATGAGAAAACCTCGATCGGCAAAGTGGCGGCCTTCATGGGGGCGGCCAGCATCGTGCTGCGGGCCTACGCCTGGGTCATGAATCTGGGGGCCGACGGTCTGCGCGAAGTCGCCGAAGTGGCGGTGCTGAACAACAACTACGTTATGCGCCAGCTATTGCAGATCAAGGGGCTCAGCGCCCCGTATGCCAACGGCAAAAGCCGCATCGAACAGGTGCGCTACAGCTGGCGCGAACTATCGGAAGAAACCGGCGTGCATGCCGAAGACATCGGCCTGCGCGCCGCCGACTACGGCGTGCATTACTGGACCAGCCACCACCCCTACATCGTTGCGGAACCTGCCACCATCGAACCCACCGAGGCCTATTCACGCGCCGATCTCGACGAATTCGTGCAAATCATGGCCCACATTGCCGATGAAGCACGCAGCACACCGCAGACGGTGACCAGCGCGCCGCACCGCTGCCCCACCCGCCGGGTCGACACCAAATACCTTGAAGACCCCCGGCAGTGGGCCATGACCTGGCGCGCCTGGCGGCGCAAGCTGGCCGAGCATGGCGCGCGTTGA
- the gcvPA gene encoding aminomethyl-transferring glycine dehydrogenase subunit GcvPA, translated as MHPKTVYPYIPNSVPQVKAAMLAATGARSIDDFYADIPAALRAPRAMNLPAPLLSEARLKRHVQGLLARNRPCSEVLSFLGGGCYQHHVPAICDEINGRSEFLTAYAGEPYEDHGRFQALWEYCSMMGELLHLDVVSIPTYDGLQAAATACCMAARYTGRQRVLLAGNLSPDKCSHIRTYGRSTIVFDSFAFDAVTGSIDQSALAAQLGPDVAAVCIDNPNYFGAIEDGPALARLVHASGALLVVGVDPGSLGVLTAPGDYGADIVCGDIQTLGMHMNYGGGHGGFIATRDEPALVMQYPSRLFGIAPTEVPGQYGFGDVAYQRTSFDKRENGNEFVGTAAALWGITAGVYLASMGPQGMAELGEGILQRVAYARAQIAAIPGVRLAHPGSAHFKEFVVDFNATGRSVATINALLREHAIFGGHDLSGLFPQLGQAGLYAFTELHSQADIDTLVQTLALVTRP; from the coding sequence GTGCACCCGAAAACCGTCTACCCCTACATCCCCAACTCCGTGCCGCAAGTCAAAGCCGCGATGCTGGCGGCCACCGGCGCCCGGTCCATCGACGACTTTTACGCCGATATTCCGGCCGCGCTGCGTGCCCCCCGGGCCATGAACCTGCCAGCGCCGCTGCTGTCGGAGGCCAGGCTCAAGCGCCATGTGCAGGGCCTGCTGGCGCGCAACCGGCCCTGCAGCGAGGTCTTGAGCTTCTTGGGCGGTGGCTGCTACCAGCACCATGTGCCCGCCATCTGCGACGAGATCAACGGCCGCAGCGAGTTCCTGACCGCCTATGCGGGCGAGCCTTATGAGGACCATGGCCGCTTCCAGGCCCTGTGGGAATACTGCTCGATGATGGGCGAGTTGCTCCATCTCGATGTGGTCAGCATCCCCACCTACGATGGCCTGCAAGCGGCGGCAACCGCCTGCTGCATGGCCGCGCGATACACCGGCCGCCAGCGCGTCTTGCTCGCCGGCAACCTCAGCCCGGACAAGTGCTCGCACATCCGCACCTATGGCCGCAGCACGATCGTCTTTGACAGTTTCGCATTCGATGCCGTGACCGGATCGATCGATCAAAGCGCATTGGCAGCGCAGTTGGGCCCTGATGTGGCGGCGGTCTGCATCGACAATCCGAACTACTTTGGTGCGATCGAGGACGGCCCGGCGCTGGCGCGCCTGGTGCATGCATCCGGCGCGCTGCTGGTCGTGGGGGTCGACCCCGGCAGTCTGGGGGTGCTGACCGCGCCGGGCGACTATGGCGCCGATATCGTCTGCGGCGACATACAGACCCTGGGCATGCACATGAACTACGGCGGCGGCCATGGCGGCTTCATCGCCACGCGCGACGAGCCGGCACTGGTCATGCAGTACCCGTCGCGCCTGTTCGGCATCGCCCCCACCGAAGTACCGGGCCAATATGGCTTTGGCGATGTGGCTTATCAGCGCACCTCGTTCGACAAGCGGGAAAACGGCAACGAGTTCGTCGGCACGGCCGCCGCGCTGTGGGGCATTACCGCAGGCGTGTACCTGGCCAGCATGGGCCCGCAAGGCATGGCCGAACTGGGCGAGGGCATCTTGCAGCGCGTGGCCTATGCCCGCGCGCAGATCGCCGCCATCCCCGGTGTGCGCCTGGCGCATCCGGGCAGCGCCCATTTCAAGGAATTCGTCGTCGATTTCAACGCCACGGGCCGCAGCGTGGCGACGATCAACGCGCTGCTGCGCGAACACGCCATCTTCGGCGGCCACGACCTGTCCGGCCTGTTCCCGCAACTCGGCCAGGCGGGTCTGTACGCATTCACCGAGTTGCACAGCCAGGCCGATATCGACACCCTCGTGCAGACCCTGGCACTGGTCACCCGCCCATGA
- the otnK gene encoding 3-oxo-tetronate kinase yields MSRLSLGCIADDFTGATDLANNLARAGMRVLQTIGVPGAAPDTEADAIVVALKSRTIAASVAVARSLAALQWLRAQGAQQIYFKYCSTFDSTAQGNIGPVTEALMQALGSDFCIATPAFPDNQRTVFNGYLFVGERLLNESGMQNHPLTPMTDPNLVRVLQAQTTHPVGLIDYRVVVQGEAAIRARMAALRADGVRIAVADAVCNADLLRLGAALKGMPLVTAGSGLAIGLPGNFGLAPGNEADRLPAAQGLQAIVSGSCSVATNQQVMDFIAAGKPALAIDPLRIASGMDMVAEALAWADAHIAHGPVLLYSSAEPSAVRAIQGRLGSDQAGALVEATLAAIACALVQRGVRQLIVAGGETSGACVQALGIAQLRIGAQIDPGVPWCHARSPLAPEGLHIALKSGNFGRSDFFRAAFARLPA; encoded by the coding sequence ATGAGTCGCTTGTCGCTGGGCTGCATCGCTGACGACTTCACCGGCGCCACCGACCTGGCGAACAACCTGGCGCGCGCCGGCATGCGCGTGCTCCAGACCATCGGCGTGCCCGGCGCTGCGCCGGACACCGAGGCCGACGCCATCGTGGTGGCCCTCAAGTCCCGCACCATCGCGGCCAGCGTGGCCGTTGCCCGGTCGCTGGCCGCGCTGCAATGGCTGCGGGCGCAGGGCGCGCAGCAGATCTATTTCAAATACTGCTCCACCTTCGACAGCACGGCCCAGGGCAATATCGGCCCGGTGACCGAGGCGCTGATGCAGGCCCTGGGCAGCGACTTTTGCATCGCCACCCCGGCCTTCCCGGACAACCAGCGCACCGTGTTCAACGGCTACCTGTTCGTGGGCGAGCGTCTGCTGAACGAAAGCGGCATGCAAAACCACCCGCTCACCCCGATGACCGACCCGAACCTGGTGCGCGTGCTGCAGGCACAAACGACGCACCCCGTGGGGCTGATCGATTACCGCGTGGTCGTCCAGGGCGAGGCCGCGATCCGGGCGCGCATGGCCGCGCTCCGGGCCGACGGTGTGCGCATTGCCGTGGCCGATGCCGTCTGCAACGCCGACCTGCTGCGCCTGGGCGCGGCCCTCAAGGGCATGCCGCTGGTCACCGCAGGCTCTGGCCTGGCCATCGGCCTGCCCGGCAACTTTGGCCTGGCGCCGGGCAACGAGGCCGACCGCCTGCCCGCAGCGCAGGGCCTGCAGGCCATCGTGTCGGGCAGTTGCTCGGTGGCGACCAACCAGCAGGTGATGGACTTCATCGCTGCGGGCAAGCCGGCGCTGGCCATCGACCCGCTGCGCATTGCCTCGGGCATGGACATGGTCGCCGAGGCCCTGGCCTGGGCCGATGCGCATATCGCCCATGGCCCGGTGCTGCTGTACTCCAGCGCCGAGCCGTCGGCCGTGCGCGCCATCCAGGGCCGGTTGGGCAGCGACCAGGCCGGGGCACTGGTCGAGGCCACGCTGGCCGCGATCGCGTGCGCTCTGGTGCAGCGCGGCGTGCGCCAACTGATCGTGGCCGGCGGCGAAACCTCGGGCGCCTGCGTGCAGGCCCTGGGCATAGCGCAGTTGCGCATTGGCGCACAGATAGACCCCGGCGTGCCCTGGTGCCATGCGCGGTCGCCCCTGGCGCCCGAGGGCCTGCACATCGCGCTCAAGTCAGGTAACTTTGGCCGCAGCGACTTCTTTCGCGCGGCGTTTGCCCGATTGCCGGCATGA
- a CDS encoding class II aldolase/adducin family protein — translation MNQRPESPDGDERQARAEICRVGRRLFGRGDGHASAGNIGVRLADDCLITPTDACPGTPAPERLARFDARGRQLSGARASKAIALHRHLCAVCAASASTAAPACCVIHTHSTSLVSRHRSDVVGCAQPSERSARRSAQPIPSVLASDATPRCAPMASADRQMIGDSTRVSCSLPSDAAADGPLAPDAQLRAPITPCFVMKLGRVPPIPYHRPGAPEAAKAVAQTTARDTPPGRPIRAVMLARLAPNVWHDNPAAAMAALEAREETARPWLPCQPRHAPTPPTGPRIAELRQTFGAHR, via the coding sequence ATGAACCAGCGCCCGGAATCACCGGACGGCGACGAACGGCAAGCCCGGGCGGAGATCTGCCGTGTGGGCCGCCGCCTGTTCGGGCGCGGCGACGGGCACGCCAGCGCCGGCAACATCGGCGTGCGGCTGGCCGATGACTGCCTGATCACGCCCACCGACGCCTGCCCGGGCACGCCCGCGCCCGAGCGCCTGGCCCGGTTCGATGCCCGGGGCCGGCAACTGTCTGGCGCTCGCGCCAGCAAGGCCATTGCGCTGCACCGCCACCTCTGCGCCGTCTGCGCCGCGTCGGCCAGCACCGCCGCGCCTGCGTGCTGCGTCATCCATACCCACAGCACAAGCCTGGTGTCGCGTCATCGGTCAGATGTCGTAGGCTGCGCGCAGCCATCGGAGCGCAGCGCCAGGCGCAGCGCGCAGCCCATACCGAGCGTATTGGCAAGCGATGCAACGCCGCGATGCGCTCCGATGGCCAGCGCAGACCGACAGATGATCGGTGACTCGACACGGGTGTCCTGCTCGTTGCCAAGCGATGCGGCGGCAGACGGGCCGCTGGCGCCGGATGCGCAACTGCGCGCGCCGATCACGCCCTGCTTCGTGATGAAGCTGGGCCGCGTGCCCCCTATTCCCTATCACCGCCCGGGCGCGCCCGAGGCCGCCAAGGCGGTGGCGCAGACCACCGCGCGCGACACGCCCCCAGGCCGCCCGATCCGGGCCGTGATGCTGGCGCGCCTGGCGCCCAATGTCTGGCACGACAACCCCGCCGCCGCGATGGCCGCGCTCGAAGCACGGGAAGAAACCGCGCGCCCGTGGCTGCCGTGCCAGCCCCGCCATGCCCCGACCCCGCCGACCGGGCCGCGCATTGCAGAACTGCGCCAGACCTTTGGCGCCCATCGGTAA
- the otnI gene encoding 2-oxo-tetronate isomerase: MPRFAANLSMLYNEVEFLHRFAAAADDGFKAVEYLFPYSHPAQELAARLRAHGLQQVLFNAPAGRWDAGERGLACLPGRQAEFHAALEQALAYAQVLECPRIHVMAGLVPQGVDAATVRATYVANLRHAAKQAAPQGIDILLEPINGRDMPGFFLSRQDQAHALVAEIGAANVKVQMDLYHAQIVEGDLATKLRQYLPTGRIAHIQIAGVPERHEPDVGEINHSYLFQLLDQEGYDGWIGCEYRPSRGAVAQATSDGLGWIRPWLK, translated from the coding sequence ATGCCCCGCTTTGCCGCCAACCTCTCGATGCTCTACAACGAGGTAGAGTTTTTGCACCGCTTTGCCGCCGCTGCCGACGATGGTTTCAAGGCGGTGGAATACCTGTTTCCCTACAGCCACCCCGCGCAAGAACTGGCTGCGCGCCTGCGCGCCCACGGCTTGCAGCAGGTGCTCTTCAATGCCCCGGCCGGCCGCTGGGACGCTGGCGAGCGCGGCCTGGCCTGCCTGCCAGGGCGCCAGGCCGAGTTTCACGCAGCGCTGGAGCAGGCCCTGGCCTACGCCCAGGTGCTCGAATGCCCCCGCATCCATGTGATGGCCGGCCTGGTGCCGCAGGGCGTGGACGCCGCCACCGTGCGCGCCACCTATGTCGCCAATCTGCGCCACGCTGCCAAGCAGGCCGCGCCGCAGGGCATCGACATCCTGCTGGAGCCCATCAATGGCCGTGACATGCCCGGCTTCTTCCTGAGCCGCCAAGACCAGGCCCATGCCTTGGTCGCCGAGATCGGTGCCGCCAACGTCAAGGTGCAGATGGACCTGTACCACGCCCAGATCGTCGAGGGCGACCTGGCGACGAAGTTGCGCCAGTACCTGCCCACAGGCCGCATTGCCCATATCCAGATCGCCGGCGTGCCCGAGCGCCATGAACCGGACGTGGGCGAGATCAACCACAGCTACCTGTTCCAACTGCTCGACCAAGAGGGCTACGACGGCTGGATCGGCTGCGAATACCGCCCCAGCCGTGGCGCTGTAGCGCAGGCCACGTCCGATGGACTGGGCTGGATCAGGCCCTGGTTGAAGTGA
- a CDS encoding Bug family tripartite tricarboxylate transporter substrate binding protein — protein sequence MLRSRRVSGLLACALALALTAPGAALAQTYPDRPIKLVVPYAPGGATDILGRLLAAAMGEHLGQPMVVENRPGASTVVAASAVAKAAPDGYTLLLGSNTTLTLSPVIRSRLPYDPVRSFTTIGLVADMGLLLVVRSDMPGSTLADIVAQARAAPGQLSYGSLGTGSATHFGAEMLQSAAGIQMLHVPFNGSAPNLTALMGGQVQLALDTVVASTPLIEAGKIKPIATLGSQRLLRLPQVPTVAESGYPGLDMSAWFLFVGPADLPAPVLGKLEKALADTMASAALKKKMQDLGLTPAWGNGAALRERVQRELPMMRAVAARAGIRED from the coding sequence ATGCTGCGCTCCCGCCGTGTATCCGGTCTTTTGGCCTGCGCGCTGGCGTTGGCGCTGACGGCACCCGGCGCGGCGCTGGCCCAGACCTACCCCGACCGGCCGATCAAGCTCGTCGTGCCCTATGCGCCCGGCGGCGCCACCGACATCCTGGGGCGCCTGCTGGCCGCGGCAATGGGCGAGCACCTGGGGCAGCCGATGGTGGTGGAGAACAGACCCGGCGCGAGCACGGTGGTGGCCGCATCCGCCGTGGCCAAGGCTGCGCCAGACGGTTACACCCTGCTGCTGGGCTCCAACACCACGCTCACGCTGAGCCCGGTCATCCGCTCCCGACTGCCGTATGACCCGGTGCGCAGCTTCACGACGATCGGCCTGGTGGCCGACATGGGGCTGCTGCTGGTGGTCCGCAGCGACATGCCGGGCAGCACGCTGGCCGACATCGTGGCCCAGGCCAGGGCCGCGCCCGGGCAACTCTCGTATGGCTCGCTCGGCACCGGCTCGGCGACGCACTTTGGCGCCGAGATGCTCCAATCTGCGGCGGGCATTCAGATGCTGCATGTGCCCTTCAACGGCAGCGCACCGAACCTGACCGCATTGATGGGCGGGCAGGTGCAGTTGGCGCTGGACACGGTGGTGGCATCCACCCCGCTGATCGAGGCCGGCAAGATCAAGCCCATCGCCACGCTCGGGTCGCAGCGCCTGCTGCGCCTGCCCCAGGTGCCCACCGTGGCCGAGAGCGGCTACCCGGGCCTGGACATGAGTGCCTGGTTCCTCTTCGTCGGGCCTGCGGACCTGCCCGCGCCGGTGCTCGGCAAGCTGGAAAAAGCGCTGGCCGACACCATGGCCTCGGCGGCGCTGAAAAAGAAAATGCAGGACCTGGGCCTGACCCCGGCCTGGGGCAACGGCGCGGCCCTGCGCGAGCGCGTGCAGCGCGAACTGCCCATGATGCGCGCCGTGGCTGCGCGCGCCGGCATCCGGGAAGATTGA
- a CDS encoding amidase, with translation MPMTRKTHAAPSGIVAHTATSLSRAIHAREVSCVEVLQAYLAQIDRLNPVVNALVALVERDALQRLALERDAQLARGQSLGPLHGMVQAPKDIMPAAGMVTSCGSPIFAGQVSPADAVVYERMRASGALFIGRSNSPEFGLGGHTYNPVYGTTRNAFDPGRSAGGSSGGAAVAVALHMLPVADGSDMMGSLRTPAAFNNVYGLRTSFGLVPHGPTQEVFFQQFSVTGPMARNIPDLALLLSVQAGFDARLPLTRRHEDLAAFGQPLERDFNGTRIGWLGDLGGHLPTAPGLLATCEQALAHLRTLGCTVDSVLPAFDMEQLWRAWIDLRSFSLAGAHAALYRDSATRALLKPEMVWEIERGMRLAALQVYDAACVRSAWYQALRGLFETFDFLLLPAAQSFPFDAALDWPHAIGGRAMDSYHRWMQVVVPATMAGLPALSVPAGFGSGADAGLPAGLQIIGPAQTDAALLQIGHAYDQASGHARVPSPLLARSD, from the coding sequence ATGCCCATGACCCGAAAAACCCATGCCGCCCCCAGCGGCATCGTGGCCCACACGGCCACCAGCCTGTCGCGCGCGATCCATGCACGCGAGGTCTCGTGCGTGGAGGTGCTGCAAGCCTACCTGGCCCAGATCGATCGCCTGAACCCCGTGGTCAACGCCCTGGTGGCGCTGGTCGAGCGCGATGCGCTGCAGCGCTTGGCGCTCGAGCGCGATGCGCAACTGGCCAGGGGCCAGAGCCTGGGCCCGCTGCACGGCATGGTGCAGGCGCCCAAGGACATCATGCCCGCCGCCGGCATGGTCACCAGTTGCGGCTCGCCCATTTTTGCCGGCCAGGTCTCGCCCGCCGACGCGGTGGTGTACGAGCGCATGCGGGCCAGCGGCGCGCTCTTCATAGGCCGCAGCAACTCGCCCGAGTTCGGCCTGGGCGGCCACACCTACAACCCGGTGTACGGCACCACGCGCAATGCCTTCGACCCCGGCCGCTCGGCCGGTGGCAGCAGCGGCGGCGCCGCCGTGGCCGTGGCGCTGCACATGCTGCCGGTGGCCGACGGCTCGGACATGATGGGCTCGCTGCGCACGCCGGCAGCGTTCAACAATGTCTATGGCCTGCGCACCTCGTTCGGCCTGGTGCCGCATGGGCCGACGCAAGAGGTGTTCTTCCAGCAGTTCAGCGTGACCGGCCCGATGGCGCGCAACATCCCCGACCTGGCGCTGCTGCTGTCGGTGCAGGCGGGTTTCGATGCGCGCCTGCCGCTGACGCGCCGGCATGAGGATCTGGCCGCCTTCGGCCAGCCGCTGGAGCGCGATTTCAACGGCACGCGCATCGGCTGGCTGGGCGATCTGGGCGGCCACCTGCCCACCGCGCCCGGCCTGCTGGCCACCTGCGAGCAGGCGCTCGCGCATTTGCGCACCCTGGGTTGCACGGTGGATTCGGTGCTGCCCGCGTTCGACATGGAGCAACTCTGGCGCGCCTGGATCGACCTGCGCAGCTTCAGCCTGGCCGGCGCCCATGCAGCCCTGTACCGCGACAGCGCCACGCGCGCGCTGCTCAAGCCCGAGATGGTGTGGGAGATAGAGCGCGGCATGCGCCTTGCGGCCCTGCAGGTGTACGACGCGGCCTGTGTGCGCTCGGCCTGGTACCAGGCGCTGCGCGGCCTGTTCGAGACCTTTGATTTTCTGCTGCTGCCCGCTGCGCAATCGTTCCCGTTCGACGCGGCCCTGGACTGGCCCCACGCTATCGGCGGGCGGGCCATGGACAGCTACCACCGCTGGATGCAGGTCGTGGTGCCCGCCACCATGGCCGGCCTGCCGGCGCTGTCGGTGCCTGCGGGCTTCGGGTCTGGCGCCGATGCGGGGCTGCCGGCGGGCCTGCAAATCATCGGCCCGGCGCAGACCGATGCCGCGTTGCTGCAGATCGGCCATGCTTACGACCAGGCCAGCGGCCATGCGCGCGTGCCCAGCCCGCTGTTGGCCCGGTCGGATTGA
- the nth gene encoding endonuclease III, with translation MQRESIAPFFAALQAANPTPGTELEYTSVFELLTAVLLSAQATDVGVNKATRRLFAVANTPQAMLDLGLAGLESHIRTIGLYKSKARHLLHSCRILVEHHGGVVPRTREALQTLPGVGRKTANVVLNVAFGEPTMAVDRHIFRVSNRTGLAPGKNPLAVELQLLQRVPQTCAVDAHHWLILLGRYVCQARKPRCQQCLVAAYCDFRANTLAQ, from the coding sequence ATGCAACGAGAATCCATAGCCCCCTTCTTCGCCGCGCTGCAAGCGGCCAACCCCACGCCCGGCACCGAGCTGGAATACACCAGCGTGTTCGAGCTATTGACCGCCGTGCTGCTATCGGCCCAGGCCACCGATGTCGGCGTGAACAAGGCCACGCGTCGGCTGTTTGCGGTGGCGAACACGCCGCAGGCGATGCTGGACCTGGGCTTGGCCGGCCTGGAAAGCCATATCCGCACCATTGGCCTGTACAAAAGCAAGGCGCGCCACCTGCTGCACAGTTGCCGCATCCTTGTCGAGCACCATGGCGGCGTGGTGCCGCGCACGCGCGAGGCTTTGCAGACCCTGCCCGGCGTGGGCCGCAAGACGGCCAATGTGGTGCTGAACGTGGCCTTCGGCGAGCCGACGATGGCGGTGGACAGGCATATCTTTCGCGTCAGCAACCGCACCGGCCTGGCCCCGGGCAAGAACCCGCTGGCGGTGGAGCTGCAACTCCTGCAGCGCGTGCCGCAGACCTGCGCGGTCGACGCGCACCACTGGCTGATCCTGCTGGGCCGCTATGTGTGCCAGGCCCGCAAACCCCGCTGCCAGCAATGCCTGGTGGCCGCCTACTGCGACTTCAGGGCCAACACGCTGGCGCAGTGA